The Acetivibrio cellulolyticus CD2 genome has a segment encoding these proteins:
- a CDS encoding HD domain-containing phosphohydrolase, which translates to MRKNNVKIQSEYKIIVVDDDNGILDSLSVIIKRLGYEYIGINNPLDAIESIRNEHYDLLVLDFLMDPIQGDAVVERIREFDTDLYILLLTGYKDVAPPLETIKSLEIQAYCEKMDNFDQLILLIESAIKSISQKRTIKKFRDGLKRILDSVPKIYQLQSIGSIIGDILLEIMPFVQSENAFILIDDLIGLYSNKKSFFKGVGKYDTSLEELLGTLDHKAMEAIGSAKILGRSVKLDKGVILPLISKSALLKTEGVIYLESEQYDDEIELLELYATQAATSINNVFLHSMVNIKNDELDRTYSELKKRYMDAVQVLRLAVDAKDEYTRGHSDRVAFYAVKIGEAFNLPTEDINKLNAGGIFHDIGKIGTADDILLKTDKLDDREYKEIKKHPTKGANILSAVSMFRDVVPLVMYHHERLDGRGYPEGIKGDDIPFLARIISVADAFDAMTSDRKYRSKLHLEEAKKQLASNAGTQFDSEVVEKFLIILEDFDLLQGEIESKAHEKQIIKNFE; encoded by the coding sequence GTGAGAAAAAATAATGTTAAAATACAATCTGAATACAAAATAATTGTTGTCGATGACGACAATGGTATCCTGGATTCTCTTTCGGTAATTATTAAGCGATTGGGATATGAGTATATTGGAATAAATAATCCTCTGGATGCTATTGAAAGTATCAGAAATGAACACTATGACCTTCTTGTGCTAGATTTTCTTATGGATCCCATACAGGGAGACGCAGTTGTAGAGAGAATAAGGGAGTTTGATACTGACCTATACATATTGCTTTTAACGGGTTATAAAGATGTAGCCCCTCCTTTAGAGACAATAAAGTCACTTGAAATACAAGCATATTGTGAGAAGATGGACAACTTTGATCAGTTGATTTTGCTTATTGAATCAGCCATAAAGTCAATTTCACAAAAAAGGACAATAAAGAAATTTAGAGATGGTTTAAAAAGAATACTGGATTCTGTACCTAAGATATATCAATTGCAATCAATAGGTTCTATAATTGGGGATATCTTATTGGAGATTATGCCCTTTGTTCAAAGTGAGAATGCTTTTATACTTATAGATGATCTTATTGGGCTATATAGTAATAAAAAGAGCTTCTTTAAAGGTGTTGGTAAATATGATACAAGTCTTGAAGAGCTTTTGGGAACACTGGATCATAAAGCTATGGAAGCAATCGGAAGCGCTAAAATATTGGGACGGTCGGTAAAGCTAGATAAAGGAGTAATTCTTCCACTTATCAGTAAGAGTGCGCTTTTGAAGACTGAAGGCGTGATTTATCTTGAATCTGAACAGTATGATGATGAGATAGAGCTTCTGGAGCTTTATGCCACTCAGGCAGCTACCTCTATTAATAACGTATTCCTACACTCTATGGTTAATATTAAGAATGATGAACTGGATAGAACGTATTCCGAGTTGAAGAAAAGGTATATGGATGCAGTGCAGGTATTACGTCTTGCTGTTGATGCAAAGGATGAGTATACTAGAGGTCACTCTGATAGAGTAGCATTTTATGCAGTGAAAATCGGAGAAGCTTTTAATCTCCCGACTGAAGATATAAATAAGCTAAATGCTGGAGGAATATTCCATGACATTGGTAAAATCGGTACGGCTGATGATATTTTACTCAAAACCGACAAGCTTGATGACAGGGAATATAAAGAAATAAAGAAACATCCTACAAAGGGGGCCAATATACTTTCCGCGGTGTCAATGTTTAGGGATGTAGTGCCTCTTGTAATGTACCACCATGAAAGATTAGATGGTCGAGGATACCCGGAGGGGATCAAAGGTGACGATATTCCATTTCTGGCCAGGATAATTTCGGTTGCTGATGCATTTGATGCTATGACTTCAGATCGAAAATACAGATCAAAACTACATCTGGAAGAAGCAAAAAAACAACTTGCGTCAAATGCAGGTACACAGTTTGACTCTGAAGTAGTTGAAAAGTTTCTAATTATACTAGAGGATTTTGATTTGCTCCAGGGTGAAATCGAGAGCAAAGCACATGAAAAACAAATTATTAAAAACTTTGAATAG
- a CDS encoding ACT domain-containing protein, with protein sequence MNNVTKYYLVNASILPEVFIKVIEVKKILSSGTIKNVNDAVKEVGISRSAFYKYRDYVFPFYETSRGRVMTLFFVVEDFSGILSSIINRIAESKANILTINQNIPINGLADVTISIETDSMISDINVLMDEISRIDGVRRHEILARE encoded by the coding sequence ATGAATAACGTTACCAAGTATTATCTGGTTAATGCTTCGATACTGCCAGAAGTTTTTATTAAGGTTATTGAGGTGAAAAAAATACTTTCCAGCGGCACAATAAAGAATGTTAATGATGCTGTAAAGGAAGTGGGTATCAGCCGCAGTGCATTCTACAAATATAGGGATTATGTGTTCCCGTTTTATGAAACATCAAGAGGAAGGGTTATGACACTCTTTTTCGTAGTAGAGGATTTTTCAGGTATATTGTCAAGTATCATAAACAGAATTGCAGAATCGAAGGCCAATATCCTGACTATTAATCAGAACATTCCTATAAATGGGTTGGCTGATGTAACTATTTCAATAGAGACTGATAGTATGATAAGCGATATAAATGTGCTGATGGATGAAATAAGCAGGATTGATGGTGTCAGAAGACATGAAATCCTTGCAAGAGAGTAG